The following DNA comes from Solanum stenotomum isolate F172 chromosome 11, ASM1918654v1, whole genome shotgun sequence.
AAGATCCCTTCCAGAGGAGACACTCTGTCTGGCTCAAGACTTCTGATGCATCAGAAAAAGCTGCTAGGGCTTACGATACAGCAGCGAGGAGGTATCACGGCCACAAAGCTGTAACAAAATTTCCTCAAGATAACCTCAGAGATTTTCTCGAGAAGTCTAGTTGTAAGAATGTCAATGatgataataatgataattCCAATCTTATGCTCCAAATTCAGACCAATGTTTTCAGGTCATCTTTCGAACGAGGCTGTGGTGGCACTAACAACGACTGCAGTACTGTGCCTCTCAATCTTGAGATCACCCTTGCACTGTCCAAGAGCATGTGAAACCGTCATCGAATATTGAATGTATGACATTTCATAAGTcccattttcttttaatttcctttcaagttcaaaaatataaaaggaaaaaaaagagagagagctGGCCTCGTTTATTTCGAGAAATCTATGGATCGATTCtgattctttctttttctcttgatTCTTTCTAGATCGAGATGTATAAATCCTTGATTCTTTTCAGATCGAGATGTATAGACCCTCAATTCTTTTCCAATCGAGATGTATAGAtccttgattcttttccaatCGAGATGTCTAGATCCTCGATTCTTTTTTCATAGCGATGTATAGATTCTATTCATAGATCAACACAAAAATGTGAGACGATGTTTCTTTGCGTGATGAATCATCATTTTGTTGCTCTGAATATCCATAAAAATGTTAGAgctctttttttaatttcttcttttgttgttgttttttgcAATAAGCTTCTCGAAAAAATCTCTGGTTTTTGGATGTTATCTTGAGGAAAATTAGTTACCTCATGATGTGGCAACCTACCTCCTCACCGCCGATCGTAAGCCCTAGCAGCTTCTTCAGGTTATCAATAGTTTCAAGCCAAACACTTATCCTCTGGGCGGGATCTCTGATCTCAGTTGTATACCTCCCCATGGCATCTTCCTCGCACCCCCTAAAATGCATCTCACCTGATGGAACCGTCGCCTTGTTGGTTTTCCTCTATATGATGAGAAGAATGAGTGCTAAAATAGAAGAGAGTAGTTAATATACATGTCTTTCAAGGGGAAATTCTTGATGGAATCGCCGCCTGTTGTTTTTCCTCTGCGGTATCTGATAAAGGGAAGAACCCTTTCTATGAACTATGAAGAGAAGAATGAACgagcaaaaaaggaaaaggaagagtGGTTTATATAGACGCCTTCCGAGGGGTGTTTGTGAATGTCACGTGATATTTGAGTTGTTTAGGAAAACATCTACTAAATccatttaaaattagaaaaataacttCTCTAAGGAAAATAAAGAGTAGAAACTTACCATGGAGAGATGGCGTCCACAACCATGGATGGAGCTGGAAATCCAAGCGGCGCTCCAACTTCTCGTGATAGCGAGCTTGAGAAGAGTCTAGAACACTTCTTTGAACAATGCCTAGATTAGGAAACCTTTGATTCCTTGTATTGTTTTTGGGAATGGACCATTTGGACCTGAATTGTAAGGAACTAGTTTCCTTTGTTTTTTAGTTAATAAAATAGGTGTAGATGTGGACCGAAAatggttttattaaaaaaaaaatccattaatACATTCCAAATTCAATATTTGTCGGATTATatattctattgtattagaagAGTGAGTTAGGATCTAGAATTAACATGGTTCCTT
Coding sequences within:
- the LOC125844609 gene encoding ethylene-responsive transcription factor 10-like, whose protein sequence is MPRSRYKADNKDPFQRRHSVWLKTSDASEKAARAYDTAARRYHGHKAVTKFPQDNLRDFLEKSSCKNVNDDNNDNSNLMLQIQTNVFRSSFERGCGGTNNDCSTVPLNLEITLALSKSM